The following proteins come from a genomic window of Plectropomus leopardus isolate mb chromosome 11, YSFRI_Pleo_2.0, whole genome shotgun sequence:
- the LOC121949701 gene encoding homeobox protein DBX1-B-like, with amino-acid sequence MMFPCSALPPPLYPGLLRPPAALSSPLNRSLHSGFLVEDLLRLSQPVSFIHRTFSSRSPVDILPLSPGPGGPPRALDASTERSVLQSPVQLSRSSPGSPQTACPDSGYLKFGVSAILAPSTRSVQSLQTKSLPLPFFDGNLHPFIRASCFTASSSVVPVPGTFSWPLAPRGKPRRGMLRRAVFSDLQRKALERTFQKQKYISKPDRKKLAGKLGLKDSQVKIWFQNRRMKWRNSKERELLSTGGCRQQTLPTKTNPHPDLTDVGSTHCHKLDRTAPTSQAQRDSHESHLHHHHHHHHHHHHNRLSPSESSKQSELSESDDEEITVS; translated from the exons ATGATGTTTCCCTGCAGCGCTCTGCCCCCTCCTCTGTACCCGGGCTTGCTGCGTCCCCCCGCGGCTCTCTCCTCACCCCTGAACCGCTCACTGCACTCAGGCTTCCTGGTAGAGGATCTGCTCCGGTTGAGCCAGCCTGTCAGCTTCATACACCGGACTTTCTCTTCCAGAAGTCCCGTGGACATCCTCCCGCTCAGCCCGGGCCCCGGCGGCCCTCCCCGGGCGTTAGACGCCAGCACAGAGCGCTCTGTGCTCCAGAGTCCCGTCCAGCTGAGCCGCAGCAGTCCCGGGTCTCCGCAGACCGCCTGCCCGGACTCAGGGTACCTCAAGTTCGGCGTCAGCGCGATACTGGCACCGTCCACACGGAGCG TCCAGAGTCTTCAGACCAAGTCCCTGCCTCTGCCTTTCTTCGATGGAAACCTTCATCCTTTCATCAGAGCGTCCTGCTTCACAG CCTCGTCCTCCGTGGTTCCTGTCCCAGGAACGTTTTCATGGCCCCTGGCCCCCAGAGGGAAGCCCAGGAGGGGCATGCTGCGGCGGGCCGTGTTCTCAGACCTGCAGAGGAAGGCCCTGGAGAGGACTTTCCAGAAGCAGAAATACATCAGCAAACCGGACAGGAAGAAACTTGCCGGTAAACTGGGCCTCAAAGACTCCCAG GTGAAGATCTGGTTTCAGAACCGCAGGATGAAATGGAGAAACTCCAAAGAGAGGGAGCTGCTCTCGACGGGTGGCTGCCGTCAGCAGACCCTCCCCACCAAAACCAACCCCCACCCAGACCTCACTGATGTAGGCAGCACCCACTGCCACAAACTGGACAGGACTGCACCCACCAGCCAAGCACAGCGGGACAGCCACGAGTCACatcttcaccaccatcatcatcatcatcatcatcatcatcacaaccGTCTTTCTCCATCAGAGTCCAGCAAACAGTCGGAGCTCTCCGAGTCAGACGACGAAGAAATCACGGTTTCCTAA